The following are from one region of the Hymenobacter radiodurans genome:
- a CDS encoding nucleoside deaminase has protein sequence MTLSLYSDESYMREALKQARYALEEDEIPIGAVVVLERQIIARAYNQTEKLKDVTAHAEMLALTAAANFLGNKYLTDCSLYVTIEPCVMCAGASAWAQMRRMVVGAPEEKHGFRRHGNLLHRRTELVTGIMAAESAELMQEFFARKRK, from the coding sequence ATGACCCTTTCCCTCTATAGCGACGAAAGCTATATGCGCGAAGCCTTGAAGCAGGCGCGCTACGCCCTAGAAGAAGATGAGATTCCGATTGGGGCAGTGGTCGTGCTGGAGCGCCAGATTATTGCGCGAGCCTACAACCAAACCGAAAAGCTTAAGGATGTCACTGCCCACGCCGAAATGCTGGCCCTTACGGCCGCTGCCAACTTTTTGGGCAATAAGTATCTCACCGACTGTAGTTTATACGTTACCATAGAGCCCTGCGTGATGTGCGCGGGCGCCAGTGCTTGGGCTCAGATGCGGCGCATGGTGGTTGGCGCGCCCGAGGAAAAACATGGATTTCGGCGGCACGGCAACCTGCTACACCGGCGCACAGAACTGGTTACGGGCATTATGGCCGCGGAAAGTGCGGAGCTGATGCAGGAGTTTTTTGCCCGCAAGCGGAAATAA
- a CDS encoding T9SS type A sorting domain-containing protein, which translates to MKYTALLAAAFLTVASAQAQTSTKGKTKTQVNGTSVKSKTSAEPVTLDGPIKRVETLSGIDVYPDPNTNTIFLSFTQQFTKPGTLVMTNYKNAPVYTAALDPANNTGQPVDLGRIPAGTYLVEAKTGNYVYWKKVRIKYPSVPVASKKKKRR; encoded by the coding sequence ATGAAATATACTGCTCTTCTCGCCGCGGCCTTCCTCACCGTAGCATCTGCCCAGGCCCAAACTTCCACAAAAGGCAAGACCAAAACGCAGGTCAACGGTACTAGCGTTAAATCGAAGACCAGCGCCGAGCCCGTTACCCTCGACGGTCCGATAAAGCGCGTTGAAACGCTCTCGGGCATCGACGTGTACCCCGATCCGAACACGAATACCATCTTCCTGAGCTTCACCCAGCAGTTCACCAAGCCTGGCACGCTGGTGATGACCAATTACAAAAACGCCCCCGTTTACACCGCCGCCCTCGACCCCGCGAACAACACGGGCCAGCCCGTTGACTTGGGTCGCATCCCAGCTGGCACGTATTTGGTAGAGGCTAAAACAGGCAATTATGTGTACTGGAAAAAGGTGCGCATCAAGTATCCATCGGTTCCGGTGGCAAGTAAAAAAAAGAAGCGACGCTAA
- a CDS encoding superoxide dismutase, with protein MAFELPQLPYAYDALEPHFDAQTMEIHHTKHHQAYVTNLNNAIQGTEMESQSIEDILQNIAAAPAPVRNNGGGHWNHSMFWQILKPNGGGEPTGAIGEAITQSFGSYEKFKEEFTKAATTRFGSGWAWLCKQSDGSLQICSTPNQDNPLMPDAGCKGTPVLGLDVWEHAYYLKYQNKRPDYIAAFYNLINWDEVNKRFQAA; from the coding sequence ATGGCCTTCGAACTGCCCCAACTGCCTTACGCCTACGACGCCCTCGAACCGCATTTCGATGCGCAGACGATGGAAATACACCACACCAAGCACCATCAGGCCTACGTTACCAACCTGAACAACGCCATTCAGGGCACTGAGATGGAAAGCCAGTCTATCGAAGATATTCTGCAAAATATTGCGGCTGCTCCGGCTCCGGTTCGCAACAACGGCGGTGGTCACTGGAATCACTCCATGTTCTGGCAAATCTTGAAGCCAAATGGTGGCGGTGAGCCTACGGGCGCTATCGGTGAGGCAATCACGCAGTCGTTTGGCAGCTATGAGAAATTCAAAGAGGAGTTCACCAAAGCTGCTACCACGCGCTTCGGCTCGGGTTGGGCTTGGCTGTGCAAGCAGTCAGACGGCTCGTTGCAAATCTGCTCTACGCCTAACCAAGACAATCCTCTCATGCCCGACGCTGGCTGCAAAGGCACGCCCGTTTTGGGCCTCGACGTGTGGGAGCACGCTTACTATCTAAAGTATCAGAATAAGCGCCCCGACTATATCGCCGCCTTCTACAACCTCATCAATTGGGACGAAGTAAATAAGCGCTTCCAAGCTGCTTAA
- a CDS encoding winged helix-turn-helix domain-containing protein, whose product MAAPFEELDPLLHSQLRLAVMSLLLSVREAEFNFLKEKTGATAGNLSTQISKLKEAGYLTMTKEFSGSYPLTRCAITPEGIKAFENYVQSLQRYLKPE is encoded by the coding sequence GTGGCCGCGCCGTTTGAAGAACTCGACCCGCTGCTGCACTCTCAGCTTCGGTTAGCAGTCATGTCGCTGTTGCTCAGCGTGCGGGAGGCTGAGTTTAATTTTCTGAAAGAGAAGACCGGAGCCACGGCAGGCAATCTGAGCACCCAGATTAGTAAGCTCAAAGAAGCTGGCTACCTCACCATGACCAAGGAGTTTAGCGGCAGCTACCCGCTCACGCGCTGCGCCATCACACCTGAAGGCATCAAAGCCTTCGAAAACTACGTGCAGAGCCTGCAACGCTACCTCAAGCCGGAGTAA
- a CDS encoding ABC transporter permease/M1 family aminopeptidase produces the protein MFLQIFRFELWYRLRRPATYIYFGILLLLALLLMLTSGGFFKGLAVSVGTKVFVNSPFSLNGYTTVLTLVPGVLLISAMFGPAILRDFETRMHPLLFTTPISRVGYLGGRFAGTLVITMLVLSGIAVGLFIGTLIPGMPADRIGPQRLLNYLNPYFIVVLPNVLLMGAIFFALGTLTRKSLATYVGSIVFLVLYFVAQSQLSDLDNKTLGSLLDPMGSGATRELTKYWTTAEKNTQVVPLTGLLLGNRVVWLGVGLTLLGFCFWRFRFSQSAAEGPIRRRAERPGLDVVPTTASVVLPRVHQQFGTSQYLRQWARLTKLEFLDIIRSPYFIAIVVAGLAFLLAAALQIGKIFDTRTFPVTAQVAIILSGSFSLFSLAIITFYAGELVWRERDAHLNQIYDALPLPNWVPLASKLAALLLVPVVLQVIVLVCGLLTQIFSGYFQFELGLYFQYLFGLRLLDYWLLVVLAIAVHVLVNHKYLGHFVMLLYYMFTLFASQLGIEHNLAIYGSDPGVQYSALNKFGHFIGPYMWFKLYWAGLALVLAVGANLLWVRGTETSGNVRQKLAASRFTGPARLAMGAGLLTFLVVGGFIYYNTNVLNRYQGSKTQEKLTVEFEKKYSRLGKRPQPRITAVEVQADLFPSRQEVRLRGQYWLRNKTGQPIDSVQLNLPQEARIRLLALGAVGATPARTVLSDSLLGFYVQRLAQPLAPGDSLPLRFDLYYAAPGFENVTNRTSVVYNGTFINSQLLPNIGYNPQAEISDEETRKDYNLPPKPRMASLTDTAARRNTYISHDSDWVRFAATVSTEPDQLALAPGYLKKEWTENGRRYFRYEMDAPILNFYSFQSARYAVRKAKWNDVDIAIYYQPGHEYNLDRMVRGVQDGLTYFTKNFGPYQHRQVRIVEFPGYQSFAQSFPNTIPYSENIGFIAKIDSTDPEDVDYPYYVTAHEVAHQWWAHQVIGANVQGSTMMSETLSQYAALMVMKQLYGEARMRKFLKHEMDRYLTGRATEQSKEQPLYKVENQQYIHYRKGSVAMYALQDYVGEDKVNQALAAYIKEVKFQQPPYTTSPDLIRHLRQVTPDSLQYLITDMFERITLYENRVDSVSYKKLPGANIASRST, from the coding sequence GCTGGTACGCTCGTTATTACCATGTTGGTGCTCAGCGGTATTGCGGTAGGCTTGTTTATTGGAACGCTGATTCCCGGCATGCCGGCTGACCGAATCGGACCGCAGCGTTTGCTGAATTATCTGAACCCTTACTTCATAGTGGTTCTGCCCAACGTGCTACTGATGGGAGCCATTTTCTTTGCTCTCGGCACGCTTACGCGCAAGTCACTGGCCACTTACGTGGGCAGCATCGTGTTTTTGGTGCTGTATTTCGTGGCCCAAAGCCAGCTCTCCGACCTCGATAACAAAACCCTCGGTAGCTTACTCGACCCGATGGGCAGCGGTGCCACGCGCGAGCTCACCAAATACTGGACGACGGCCGAGAAGAACACCCAGGTAGTGCCACTTACGGGCCTGCTGCTCGGCAACCGCGTAGTGTGGCTGGGAGTAGGTTTAACGCTGCTAGGCTTCTGCTTCTGGCGTTTTCGCTTCAGCCAAAGTGCTGCCGAAGGCCCCATACGGCGCCGTGCCGAGCGGCCCGGCTTAGACGTAGTGCCAACCACGGCCAGCGTCGTGCTGCCGCGCGTACACCAGCAGTTCGGCACCAGCCAGTACTTGCGCCAGTGGGCCCGCCTGACTAAGCTAGAATTTCTGGACATCATCCGCAGCCCCTATTTCATTGCTATCGTGGTAGCGGGCTTGGCGTTTTTGCTGGCTGCTGCCTTGCAAATCGGGAAGATCTTCGACACCCGAACCTTTCCCGTCACGGCGCAGGTGGCCATCATTTTGTCGGGATCCTTTAGCCTGTTCTCGCTGGCAATCATAACTTTCTACGCCGGTGAGCTAGTGTGGCGGGAGCGGGATGCGCACCTCAACCAAATTTATGACGCCCTGCCCCTGCCTAACTGGGTACCCTTGGCCTCTAAGCTGGCGGCCCTGCTACTGGTGCCGGTGGTGCTGCAAGTAATCGTGCTGGTTTGCGGCCTGCTGACGCAAATATTCTCCGGCTACTTCCAATTCGAGCTGGGCTTGTATTTCCAGTACCTGTTCGGCCTGCGGCTCCTCGATTACTGGCTCTTAGTGGTGCTGGCAATAGCCGTGCATGTGCTGGTAAATCACAAGTATCTAGGCCACTTCGTGATGCTGCTGTACTACATGTTCACGCTTTTCGCGAGCCAACTCGGCATCGAGCACAACCTGGCCATCTACGGCTCCGACCCCGGCGTGCAGTACTCCGCCCTGAACAAATTTGGTCACTTTATTGGGCCGTACATGTGGTTTAAGCTGTACTGGGCGGGTTTGGCGCTGGTGTTGGCCGTGGGGGCCAATTTGCTGTGGGTGCGCGGCACCGAAACCAGCGGAAACGTAAGGCAGAAGCTGGCCGCCAGCCGCTTTACCGGTCCGGCCAGGCTGGCGATGGGCGCGGGTCTGCTCACGTTTCTGGTCGTGGGGGGCTTTATTTACTACAATACCAACGTGCTCAACCGTTACCAGGGCTCCAAAACCCAAGAGAAGCTGACCGTAGAATTTGAGAAAAAATACAGCCGTCTGGGCAAGCGTCCCCAACCCCGCATCACGGCGGTGGAAGTGCAGGCTGACCTCTTTCCGAGCCGGCAGGAAGTGCGCCTGCGCGGCCAATACTGGCTGCGCAACAAAACCGGTCAGCCCATCGATTCAGTACAGCTGAATCTGCCGCAGGAGGCTCGTATTCGTTTGCTGGCTCTTGGTGCAGTTGGCGCAACACCAGCCCGCACGGTACTCTCCGATTCGCTGCTGGGCTTCTACGTCCAGCGTTTAGCCCAGCCACTGGCTCCCGGCGACTCCCTTCCGCTGCGCTTCGATCTGTATTACGCCGCGCCGGGTTTCGAGAACGTGACGAACCGCACCAGCGTGGTCTACAACGGTACGTTTATCAATAGCCAGCTTCTACCCAATATTGGCTATAACCCACAGGCCGAAATCAGTGACGAGGAAACGCGCAAGGACTATAATTTGCCCCCCAAGCCGCGCATGGCGTCGCTTACCGATACGGCAGCCCGCCGCAACACCTACATCAGCCACGACTCGGACTGGGTGCGCTTTGCCGCCACCGTCAGCACCGAGCCCGACCAGCTGGCGTTGGCGCCCGGCTATTTGAAGAAGGAATGGACCGAGAATGGTCGTCGCTATTTCCGCTACGAAATGGACGCGCCTATTCTCAACTTTTATTCTTTCCAGTCGGCGCGCTATGCGGTGCGCAAGGCCAAATGGAACGACGTAGATATCGCCATTTATTACCAGCCCGGCCACGAGTACAACCTCGACCGCATGGTGCGCGGCGTGCAGGATGGCCTGACTTACTTCACCAAGAACTTTGGGCCCTACCAGCATCGGCAGGTGCGCATTGTGGAGTTTCCGGGCTACCAGTCGTTTGCCCAAAGTTTCCCCAACACCATTCCGTACTCGGAAAACATCGGCTTCATCGCCAAAATCGACTCTACCGACCCCGAGGATGTAGACTACCCCTACTACGTGACGGCCCACGAGGTAGCGCACCAGTGGTGGGCGCATCAGGTAATTGGGGCCAATGTGCAGGGTTCCACGATGATGTCGGAAACCCTATCGCAGTATGCCGCTTTGATGGTGATGAAGCAACTTTACGGCGAGGCACGCATGCGCAAGTTTCTCAAGCACGAAATGGACCGCTACCTCACCGGCCGGGCCACGGAGCAAAGCAAGGAACAGCCACTGTATAAGGTGGAAAATCAGCAGTATATCCACTACCGCAAAGGATCAGTGGCGATGTATGCCTTGCAGGACTACGTGGGCGAAGACAAGGTAAATCAAGCGCTGGCGGCTTATATCAAAGAGGTGAAGTTTCAGCAGCCGCCTTACACTACGTCGCCGGATTTAATACGCCACCTGCGTCAGGTCACGCCCGACTCTTTGCAGTACCTGATTACGGATATGTTTGAGCGCATTACGCTATATGAAAACCGGGTCGATTCGGTTTCTTACAAAAAGCTACCGGGGGCAAATATCGCGTCACGCTCAACCTGA
- a CDS encoding nucleoside-diphosphate kinase, giving the protein MATNRTFTMIKPDAVQENHIGGILHMIEEGGFRIVSLKKLRLTPERAGKFYEVHKERPFYQDLVKYMSSGPIVAAILEKDNAVADFRTLIGATNPAQAEEGTIRKKYAKSIEANAVHGSDSDENAQIEGDFYFSADEQF; this is encoded by the coding sequence ATGGCTACTAACCGCACATTCACGATGATTAAGCCCGACGCGGTACAGGAAAACCACATTGGTGGAATCCTGCACATGATCGAAGAGGGTGGCTTCCGCATCGTTTCGCTCAAGAAACTACGCCTGACGCCCGAGCGCGCCGGCAAATTCTACGAAGTACACAAGGAGCGTCCTTTTTACCAGGATCTGGTAAAATATATGTCGTCGGGCCCCATCGTAGCTGCCATTCTGGAGAAAGACAACGCTGTTGCCGACTTCCGTACGCTGATTGGTGCCACTAACCCAGCTCAAGCTGAAGAAGGCACTATCCGGAAGAAGTACGCCAAGAGCATTGAAGCCAATGCCGTGCATGGTTCCGACTCCGATGAGAACGCCCAAATTGAAGGAGACTTCTACTTCAGCGCAGACGAGCAGTTCTAA